A genome region from Thermomonospora amylolytica includes the following:
- a CDS encoding copper resistance CopC family protein, protein MTRARRLLPAFLAALLIGLALAPAAQAHTALKESSPADGQTVAPPTEIVLTFTDEVNQTIAPQVVVTGPGGAKHQGGKATTEGAVVTQPLAGALPPGDYTVGWRVVAEDGHPVTGSFEFTVEGRATPSAPATQAAPPQGTAPTTTADPAGSQTGEGGGSSWWWIGLAALVAAALAGGAAMLRKRSANG, encoded by the coding sequence ATGACGCGTGCCCGCAGACTCCTGCCCGCCTTCCTGGCCGCCCTGCTGATCGGCCTGGCCCTGGCCCCGGCCGCCCAGGCGCACACCGCCCTCAAGGAGTCCTCGCCCGCCGACGGCCAGACCGTGGCGCCGCCCACGGAGATCGTGCTGACCTTCACCGACGAGGTGAACCAGACGATCGCGCCGCAGGTCGTGGTGACCGGCCCGGGCGGCGCCAAGCACCAGGGCGGCAAGGCGACCACCGAGGGCGCCGTGGTGACCCAGCCGCTGGCCGGGGCGCTGCCGCCGGGCGACTACACGGTCGGCTGGCGAGTGGTCGCCGAGGACGGCCACCCGGTCACCGGCAGCTTCGAGTTCACCGTCGAGGGCCGGGCGACCCCCTCGGCCCCGGCCACCCAGGCCGCGCCGCCGCAGGGCACCGCGCCGACGACCACCGCCGACCCGGCGGGTTCGCAGACCGGCGAGGGCGGCGGCTCCTCCTGGTGGTGGATCGGCCTGGCGGCGCTGGTGGCCGCCGCCCTGGCCGGTGGAGCGGCCATGCTCCGCAAGCGGTCGGCGAACGGCTGA
- a CDS encoding alpha-ketoglutarate-dependent dioxygenase AlkB: MTAFQASLLTCDDEPRPGPLGDTVHRTPLAHRAWIDLRPGWFTGADGLFEHLLETVPWRAERRHMYDRVVNVPRLLAFYGENDPLPHPALNEALRTLNTHYMNEPGWPFRTAGLCLYRDGRDSVAWHGDTLGRGATEDTMVAILSLGTPRTLALRPRDDHRRPIRRTLGHGDLLVMGGTCQRTWEHAVPKTTRPTGPRISVQFRPRGVR, from the coding sequence GTGACAGCGTTCCAGGCGTCCCTGCTCACCTGCGACGACGAGCCCCGCCCCGGCCCGCTGGGCGACACGGTCCACCGCACGCCCCTCGCCCACCGCGCCTGGATCGACCTGCGCCCCGGCTGGTTCACCGGCGCCGACGGCCTCTTCGAGCACCTGCTGGAGACCGTCCCATGGCGCGCCGAACGCCGCCACATGTACGACCGCGTCGTGAACGTCCCCCGCCTCCTGGCCTTCTACGGCGAGAACGACCCCCTCCCCCACCCCGCCCTGAACGAGGCCCTCCGCACCCTCAACACCCACTACATGAACGAGCCCGGCTGGCCCTTCCGCACCGCCGGCCTCTGCCTCTACCGCGACGGCCGCGACAGCGTCGCCTGGCACGGCGACACCCTCGGCCGAGGCGCCACCGAGGACACCATGGTCGCCATCCTCTCCCTGGGCACCCCTCGCACCCTGGCCCTGCGCCCCCGAGACGACCACCGCCGCCCCATCCGCCGCACCCTCGGCCACGGCGACCTCCTCGTTATGGGCGGCACCTGCCAGCGCACCTGGGAGCACGCCGTCCCCAAGACCACCCGCCCCACCGGCCCCCGCATCAGCGTCCAGTTCCGCCCCCGGGGCGTCCGCTGA
- a CDS encoding tyrosine-type recombinase/integrase has protein sequence MWEHVVAWTEDEGWQPVTKVGFDHERFAIYVWRSVRAHGDTKTRKSRRTLELPKDVADALKRHHARQAAQRLKAGEDWQDNGLVFCTRTGRPLDAGNVRRAFRGITRKAGIGENWTPRELRHSFVSIMSDNGVPLETIADLVGHAGTAVTEKVYRHQLKPVITKGAETMNTVFARSRSA, from the coding sequence CTGTGGGAACACGTCGTCGCCTGGACCGAAGACGAGGGATGGCAGCCCGTCACCAAGGTCGGCTTCGATCACGAGCGGTTCGCCATCTACGTGTGGCGTTCCGTCCGTGCCCACGGTGACACCAAGACCCGCAAGTCCCGCCGCACCCTGGAACTCCCCAAGGACGTCGCCGACGCCCTCAAGCGCCACCACGCCCGCCAGGCCGCGCAGCGCCTCAAGGCGGGGGAGGACTGGCAGGACAACGGCCTCGTCTTCTGCACCCGTACCGGCAGGCCCCTCGACGCCGGCAACGTCCGCCGAGCCTTCCGCGGCATCACAAGGAAGGCAGGCATCGGCGAGAACTGGACGCCCCGCGAACTACGCCACTCGTTCGTGTCCATCATGAGTGACAACGGCGTGCCCCTGGAGACCATCGCCGATCTCGTCGGTCACGCCGGAACGGCGGTGACCGAGAAGGTCTACCGTCACCAGCTCAAGCCCGTCATCACCAAGGGCGCCGAGACCATGAACACAGTCTTCGCCCGAAGCCGGTCCGCGTAA